The window GCCGTATGAATAAGCTTTGGTTCCGAAAAAGGCTGATCAATTTTACGCCTGAGATAGCCAATAAAGACCTCCACATTATTTGGCAATATATCAGCATCATATTCCCATACGTGGTCGATAATTTTTTCTTTTGAAAGCACTTGCCCTTCATTGCGCATTAAGTATTCTAAAAGCGCAAATTCTTTTGCCGAAAGCTTAATTTTTTGACCCGAGCGATGAGCCGTAAAAGCAGTTGGATTTAGCTCTAAATCGGCAATTTTTAGAATTGTATCTGTAGCCTGACTGGGACGGCGCAAAAGGGCGTGCAGACGAGCCAAAAGCTCCTCAAACGCAAAAGGCTTAACTAAATAATCATCTGCTCCAGCATTGAGGCCGGCCACTCGATCACGAACCTGATCTTTAGCAGTTAGCATTAAAATGGGTGTTTTATCACCGGCCTCGCGCAAGCGCCGACAAACCTCCATGCCATCCAGCTCCGGCAACATGCGGTCCAATATAATCACATCATATTCGTCAGCTTCGGCAGCCGATAAGCCAGCTTCTCCATCTAGGGCCGTCTCAACCGAAAAACGCTCCTGCTCCAAGCCTCGCTGCAGAGCTCGAGCAATCTTCTCCTCATCTTCGATAACTAAAATTTTCATACACCTATATTCTACTCTAAATCTGAGAAATAACTTAAATTAGCAAGCCGACCCATAATATGGGTCGGCCTATATGGTAAGACGAATTTGTTATTTACTCATTCTGGTTGGGAGCATCTGACGATGGACCATCACCATGCCTCCCACTTGGGCCATCGAGCCTGTGGCCGCGCCCACCAAACATCATGTATTCGGTTGGAATATCATTTTCTTCAGCCCACTTTTGCAACTCTTCACGTTCGGCCTTCATCACCGACCTCCGCTCTTCCTCGGTTTTATTCTTCATTTCTTCACGCTTAACTTCACGATTCAACTCGAACTCTTTCATCTTAGCAACAATCTTGTCTTTCTGCCCTAACGTTAACTCACCGGTATCTACTGCCTCCTGCAGTCGCTCCTCGGCTTTTTTTTGCCTCTCTATATGACGTGCCTCATGATTTTCATCAATCACTTTCTGCACATCATCCTTATTTAAATTAAATTTGGTGGCAATCTGTTCGGCTAAGTTAGTACTATTTTCGCTCTGTGCAACCACCGTACCTACGCCTACTACTGAAGCTATCCCCAGAGAAGCCACTACAGTAGCTATTGCTTTCTTCTTATTCATATATTTTCTCCGTTCAACAGTTCTAAAAATACAATGCGAACCTGAAAAACCACTTAAGGCGCAGTAGACAAAACTCACAAAACCAACATTGTCGCCCGATCCAGGCTACTCATCCCTAAGCGCATCAATCGGATTGATGCGCCCTGCTCTTCGCGCAGGGAAATATGATACAACCACGCCCACCAACATCATAAATAAAGTAACCGCAAAAGGTAGCCACAATGGCACATGGAATATCGAGAATTTTTCATCAAATCCCCTGGTATGAGCGATGTTATTCATAAACACATCCAGTACGCCCCCGGCAAACATTGCAAGCACCACCCCTACAATCGAGCCAATAAGTGACAACAAAAGACTCTCCACAATAAGCATACGACGGATGTCCCTATTGCGAAGACCAACTGCAATCATAAGCCCGATTTCGCGAGTTCGTTCTAATAATGATATTGTCAACGTATTAAACATACCCAATATAGCAACGATCATCCCTATGGAACCAATACCAACAAGTATAGTATTTAGATATTTAAACAGCTCCTGAATTTGCGCAATTGTATCCAGTGGGCTAGAGGTTTCAAGACCGACACTTTCTATTCTCTTCCGCAAATCTGGTACCGCATCCACATTCGTGGCAAGTAATTTTACCTGCTTATATTGATCAGCATTATTGCCGGTAAATACACTGTCAGAAAAATATATTTCACTACCTGTGCCCGACTCAATAACGCCAATAACTATACTGTCGTGGGTCTTACTTTTTGATGGATCACTATCAATTGCGTCTTCGAGCGTAATCTTCAGTTGTTTATCGATTGCCGTCTTATATTCAGTAACCCCCATGGCCTTCAAGGCTGCCGTATTCACAACGACTTCCTGTGGTTTCGACCGGTCTATGAGCCGACCGACCTCAATATCTACCTGTGACACGCCATAATACCCGGCATCGACACCGAAGACCACACTGTCAACTTCACTTCCATCCAGGCTGATCTTTCCCGAACCGGCGTAGAGCCCACCAATTTTATCAACATTAGGTAAGTGCCTTATTTTTTGAAGACTATCCGAGTTTAATTTTACGATGTCACTATTAGCACTCGTGACATCAACCGTCTTTACCGACTGATTGCCAATCACCTGATGTGTGACTAAATTCTGCAAACCCAATCCTAATGATAGCAAGAAGAAAATTGAACCAAGCCCAATAACCACACCCCCGACGGTCAATAGAGTACGCAATTTCCTGGACATTATATTATTCCAGGCAATGTATAATATCGGCACCCATGACATTGCCTTAGATCTATGGCTACTCACGGACTGCCTCACGTTTTATCTTTTCAAGCTCGCCAATGCGCTGCCTGGTCTTCTCAAGCAAGCCATTGGTTACAGTCGCCATTTGATCAGCCCCTATGTCCTCCACCAAACCATCATGTATATGTAATAAATGCTCAGCAAAAGGTATGTATTCCATATTATGAGTAACCAAAATAATTGTGCGCCTGAACTCAGTTTGGCAGTTTAGAAGCAATTTCATCAAATTGTCACCATTTACGGTATCAAGATTCCCGGTTGGCTCGTCGGCAATTATTATCAGTGGCTCATTAACAAGCGCTCTAGCCATGGCGATTCGTTGCTGCTCTCCACCAGACAGTACTGCAGGATTTTTTTTAGCAAAATCGGCCATATTCACTCTATCTAGGGCATTCATGGCCAGGCGATTGGCTTTTGACATGCCATACCCCAGCGCATAAAGTGGTATCGCTAAGTTATCTACCACGTTCAAACTTTTTACCCAATAGTTGGTTTGATGCACAAATCCGATACGGTTGGCCCTAAAATGCGCCAACTCATCTCGACTGAGCCGATATATATCTTGCCCCTGCACATCAACACTCCCCTCGGTTGGAGACAGTAATCCACCCATTACATTTAAAAGGGTTGATTTACCACTACCCGATGGTCCATAGATGATAGTGAAACTATTTGCTTGAATGGCAAAACTAACATTACGAAGAGAGGCAACCTGTTCTGCACCGTCGCCAAATACCACCTTCAGCTTCGTCACTTCCAGTATTTTACTTGTATCAATAACTCCGCCACTCATATTTTAATACCCAAATATTCCCTTCAGAGCATTAAGCACAATTGCAATCACACTATCTGACGCCTTGCCGATAACTGCCGATCTAACATCTCCTGAAGTTTCGTTACCCGCCCGATCTTTTGATAGTGGCTGCACACTATAGATATGTGACGTTGATAAGTCTGAAATAATTACAATGTGCTCGTTAGACAATGCCGCATCCTCGCTGGTTCGGCTAGTAAACTGCTTGCGCCCTGAACCCTCGCCGTACGCTATTTGACTGGTCGCCGGTTCATCGGTGTACCAAGAAACAACTATCTGCCCGCGAGCCTCTGCGCCTGTGCCACGGATAGCAGTTTCAACCTTCATACGACTTATTTTTGGGGGTCGGGTGTCGAGTGCCGTTTTTAGTCGCTGAACATCGGACACCGCAAGGTTACCTCCCGCATCGCGAGATTCGGCAACCAATGAATACTCAGTGTCATCTATAAGATCATGAATAATTACTGTGTGTTCTGTCGTAAGTTTAGAGTCGCTAATCTCTTTTTGATAGCCGTCTTTTGGTGTGTAGCGCACCAAAGATGTTGTTGGCACGTTGGTAGTCCAGCTCACCTGCTGGGTACTGGTTGGCTCTCCATCCATTGACTGATAACCTAGATTTAATATGCGCGGTCGTGCGGGAGTAGTGAAATTTAATACAGTACTACCCTGATACTCATTACCATCCGCATCATAGGTATTTAATCGATAGTCATATTTGGTTCCGTCATCTAAACCGACTAATTCAATTTCATAGGTGGACTCGGAGAGTGATGTGGCAATTTCTTTTACGCCGCCAAAACTCGCTGACTTACCATACTGCACGACGACCCTAGCCGCCGACACAGAAGTAAAGCGGATTTGCGCTGATGACAAGCCGACTCGAATTACAGATATATCCTGGGTGCTTGGTGCAGGCTGAGTCTTAAAGCTAAACTCGCTAGAAAGCCCGGTGTTACCATCTTCGTCGGTCCACGAAGCCTTGGCATAATAGGTGGTTCCAGCAGTCAAGTTGTTAAGCGAAACAGCATGATCGGTTACTTGAGCGTTACTTGCCACCTGAAACGGGTCATACTCACCAGACTTAGTGCCGATGGAAATCTTACTATCGCTAGCACGGTCGGTCGACCATCTAACCTTAGCCTTCTTGGACGTAATATCCAGCAGTACGGGTTGGCTCGTGATATTTGCCGGCTCCGTAAACTTGCCTGTCGGTGTATCGTCCACAGTAGCACTATTGGCACCACAGTTGTTGGCACTGTCACAAGCTTTAATGCGGTAATAGTATTTTTGTGAAGACAGCCCACCATCAACATGACTCGTACCGGTCGTGGTGGCCACTTGGCTAAAATTATTGTTGTCAGTAGAACGATAAATCCGGTAGCTGCCTATGCCCGCTCCGATATCCGTGGGCTCATTCCACGACAGAGCCAGGCGCCAAGTGCCGGATGTCTTGATGGAAACATCGGCAATATCTACGTTCAGTGGCATACCCGGAGCTGAAGTATTAGCAGTAAAGGTTACACTAGCAGCGGTAGCGTAGTTGATGTTGCCAGCTTCATCTTTAGCCACCACATAAAATGTATTATCACCTGGCTGAGTGGCGTAGGCACCTGCCGGCAGACTGGTAACGCCGCCGGCCGTAAAGGTACAGCTAGTGTTTGTTGGAATAGTATTAATACTGTAACAATACGTTAAATTGCCGGCCGAACCCTGGTAAGAGCTTGGAGCAGCCCAGGAAAAGGCAAAGCTATTAGTGGTGTTAGAGGCGGGTGTGGCACTCACATTTTGCGGGCTACTGGGTGAGATGGTATTAATTTTAATCACTGTCGTTACACTTGTGGCACTCACATTGCCGGCCTCATCCCAAGTCCTGAAATATACTACATTATTGCCTTCGCTCAGGTTGGCGTAATCAGGCGGGTCGGTAGTAGTGTATGAGCCATCATTGGCCAGCAGGTCGGAATTATCTTGACTGCCAGTATGGCCATCTCCGTACCAAGTTGTGTTGCCTATTTTGTACTGCAGACCCTCCAGCCCAGAGTTAGTATCATTCGGGGCATCACCACCGCTAGTAGGCCAAGTTAGGGTAACATTTTTTGAGGCGACAAACTGAGATGGGGCACTAATAAAGCTTGGATTGTTTGGCGGAGTATTATCAAATCGAAAACTGAACTGAGCTAGCGCGCCAGCATAGACATTGCCGGCATTATCAATCGCCCGGATACTTAAGTAGTATGGACTATTGGACGAAGTTAGAGCAGTCTGCAGATAGCCACTAGTCGCTAGATCTACATTAGTGGTACTAACTGCAAACTGGCAGTCTCCGTCGGTATTAATTGGACTAGCCCCCAGTAGCCCCTTGGTCGTGACTGGATTGGCAGTATTGTCTTGGCCAAGATACAAGCAGTAACCCTGAATACCCGAACCGCCCGAGTTATCCGTACCAGAATCCCATTCAAAGTACGGGCTCACCCCGTTGGTCCAGGCGTTAGACGCAACGTTACTGCCACCGGCCACTCTTTTCATACTAAGATTGCTGGCATTAGTAACTGGCGGATCAATGTCCCATGGATCGTACTGAATAGCCACATCCTGCAGAGTGGGCGTAGTACCATTATCTACATTTAGAGTAACCTGGTATTGCACATAGCGATGATCATTGCTAACACAGCTCTGACCAGTTAAGTCAGCACCACTAGCAATACCGGTGCAGCCAGTAAAGGCTGGAGCGCCACTCATACCAGGATCGTTACTGGTACGTACCTTGACTGTCGTAAAGCTAGGCTTATCGGTAGTGTAGGTCAAAGTGTCCCAGTCGCCACCGTAACCAAGGTCAAAGACATTTGAAGTCAGAGTACCAGAAGTAAACTCATACAGAAAGACATTATCTATATAGATGGTTTTACCGGCAGTCACCTGCACACCGTACTTTTGACTTGCGGCCACCCCAGCAACTGTAGCTGTTAGCTTATACCATCCAGGAGTCGAAGTTGCAGTATAGGTTGTACTAACCGCACTCGATCCAACATACAAACTAGCATCTGCACTCGTAACGGCAGTCCCGTTGGTGTAGACATAAGCTTCTAGCGTATAGGAGTTGGTGTTGCCAACATTATACTGCTGGTATAAGGTGCCGACCCCACCGGTGGTAATTGCTTTTGCGGCGCCAGTTGAGCCATTGTAAGCCTGAGTCGTTGATCGCGTTGCCCCATCTGTGGTATTAGAAAAAATTGAAATTGTACTGGCGTTGTAATTTGAAACTGCAATATCAATATCTCCATCAGAATCAAGATCTGCCGCACCTACACCATAGGCTCCATCACCAGCAGTAAACGTAGCCGTATTGCCAAACGTACCATCACCATTATTCCTTCGGATATGCAAATTGTCGCTGAGATAATTCGCTACAATCAGGTCTGGGTGTTCATCGCCATCAATATTGACCACCTCCACCTCCCTAACTCCCGAGGCAACAGGATAATCCACTTTAGCAGCAAACGTGCCATCGCCATTGTTCTTAAATACAGATGCAGTATTATTACCTTCGTTAGTTGTTATTACATCTAGATCGTTATCGGCATCAATGTCTGCGACGTCTACAAAGTACGACCCAGTCGAACCATTTGTGTATGACACCATCGCGGCAAAGGTTCCATCGCCGTTGTTTTTGTGCACTCCAATGGTAGTACTGGTGTATTTAGTATTAACTGCATCGATGTCGCCGTCGCCATCGATGTCGCCGGTGGCAAGACCATATGAATTACTACCCGCCGAATAAGCTACCCTCGCAGCATACGTACCGTCACCATTATTTTTGAATACTGATATGGTCCCACCATTATTGTTTGTGAGCACCACA is drawn from bacterium and contains these coding sequences:
- a CDS encoding ABC transporter permease, with product MSRKLRTLLTVGGVVIGLGSIFFLLSLGLGLQNLVTHQVIGNQSVKTVDVTSANSDIVKLNSDSLQKIRHLPNVDKIGGLYAGSGKISLDGSEVDSVVFGVDAGYYGVSQVDIEVGRLIDRSKPQEVVVNTAALKAMGVTEYKTAIDKQLKITLEDAIDSDPSKSKTHDSIVIGVIESGTGSEIYFSDSVFTGNNADQYKQVKLLATNVDAVPDLRKRIESVGLETSSPLDTIAQIQELFKYLNTILVGIGSIGMIVAILGMFNTLTISLLERTREIGLMIAVGLRNRDIRRMLIVESLLLSLIGSIVGVVLAMFAGGVLDVFMNNIAHTRGFDEKFSIFHVPLWLPFAVTLFMMLVGVVVSYFPARRAGRINPIDALRDE
- a CDS encoding ABC transporter ATP-binding protein, with protein sequence MSGGVIDTSKILEVTKLKVVFGDGAEQVASLRNVSFAIQANSFTIIYGPSGSGKSTLLNVMGGLLSPTEGSVDVQGQDIYRLSRDELAHFRANRIGFVHQTNYWVKSLNVVDNLAIPLYALGYGMSKANRLAMNALDRVNMADFAKKNPAVLSGGEQQRIAMARALVNEPLIIIADEPTGNLDTVNGDNLMKLLLNCQTEFRRTIILVTHNMEYIPFAEHLLHIHDGLVEDIGADQMATVTNGLLEKTRQRIGELEKIKREAVRE
- a CDS encoding response regulator transcription factor — protein: MKILVIEDEEKIARALQRGLEQERFSVETALDGEAGLSAAEADEYDVIILDRMLPELDGMEVCRRLREAGDKTPILMLTAKDQVRDRVAGLNAGADDYLVKPFAFEELLARLHALLRRPSQATDTILKIADLELNPTAFTAHRSGQKIKLSAKEFALLEYLMRNEGQVLSKEKIIDHVWEYDADILPNNVEVFIGYLRRKIDQPFSEPKLIHTARGFGYSIGVEGA
- a CDS encoding VCBS repeat-containing protein, yielding MTRRMARVLGRASYFFKKIAGIIRSSLLRWRWFSRLYLFIHKHLAHKPHTYMMSRSKRYVRWHSWSYRGIHHKHVHWGIVVLWTVVAVLVVLQFAKPANAFSTWNQTDWSGGQGSSTSNQFQSINNITSSTSGQLTLPDSEKLSNNGFESNMGDWKFTPSSASLASKVDYSTQTNPQSARLSDIDNDGDSDAVVPNYGSSTVSVFKNNGNGTFVAKVDYSAGWGVADLQTGDIDSDGDKDIVAANYSGSSISVFKNNGNGTFVAKVDYSAGSTPSQISLVDVDGDTDLDVVLTNNNGGTISVFKNNGDGTYAARVAYSAGSNSYGLATGDIDGDGDIDAVNTKYTSTTIGVHKNNGDGTFAAMVSYTNGSTGSYFVDVADIDADNDLDVITTNEGNNTASVFKNNGDGTFAAKVDYPVASGVREVEVVNIDGDEHPDLIVANYLSDNLHIRRNNGDGTFGNTATFTAGDGAYGVGAADLDSDGDIDIAVSNYNASTISIFSNTTDGATRSTTQAYNGSTGAAKAITTGGVGTLYQQYNVGNTNSYTLEAYVYTNGTAVTSADASLYVGSSAVSTTYTATSTPGWYKLTATVAGVAASQKYGVQVTAGKTIYIDNVFLYEFTSGTLTSNVFDLGYGGDWDTLTYTTDKPSFTTVKVRTSNDPGMSGAPAFTGCTGIASGADLTGQSCVSNDHRYVQYQVTLNVDNGTTPTLQDVAIQYDPWDIDPPVTNASNLSMKRVAGGSNVASNAWTNGVSPYFEWDSGTDNSGGSGIQGYCLYLGQDNTANPVTTKGLLGASPINTDGDCQFAVSTTNVDLATSGYLQTALTSSNSPYYLSIRAIDNAGNVYAGALAQFSFRFDNTPPNNPSFISAPSQFVASKNVTLTWPTSGGDAPNDTNSGLEGLQYKIGNTTWYGDGHTGSQDNSDLLANDGSYTTTDPPDYANLSEGNNVVYFRTWDEAGNVSATSVTTVIKINTISPSSPQNVSATPASNTTNSFAFSWAAPSSYQGSAGNLTYCYSINTIPTNTSCTFTAGGVTSLPAGAYATQPGDNTFYVVAKDEAGNINYATAASVTFTANTSAPGMPLNVDIADVSIKTSGTWRLALSWNEPTDIGAGIGSYRIYRSTDNNNFSQVATTTGTSHVDGGLSSQKYYYRIKACDSANNCGANSATVDDTPTGKFTEPANITSQPVLLDITSKKAKVRWSTDRASDSKISIGTKSGEYDPFQVASNAQVTDHAVSLNNLTAGTTYYAKASWTDEDGNTGLSSEFSFKTQPAPSTQDISVIRVGLSSAQIRFTSVSAARVVVQYGKSASFGGVKEIATSLSESTYEIELVGLDDGTKYDYRLNTYDADGNEYQGSTVLNFTTPARPRILNLGYQSMDGEPTSTQQVSWTTNVPTTSLVRYTPKDGYQKEISDSKLTTEHTVIIHDLIDDTEYSLVAESRDAGGNLAVSDVQRLKTALDTRPPKISRMKVETAIRGTGAEARGQIVVSWYTDEPATSQIAYGEGSGRKQFTSRTSEDAALSNEHIVIISDLSTSHIYSVQPLSKDRAGNETSGDVRSAVIGKASDSVIAIVLNALKGIFGY